A stretch of the Tannerella serpentiformis genome encodes the following:
- a CDS encoding DUF4134 domain-containing protein, which translates to MKQRIGRLFAAALLLSLAPSAFAQGNGLSGINEATKMVTSYFDPGTKLIYAIGAVIGLIGGIKVYQKFASGDPDTSKTAASWFGACIFLIVAATILRSFFL; encoded by the coding sequence ATGAAACAACGAATCGGGCGACTGTTTGCCGCCGCATTACTGCTTTCCCTCGCCCCCTCCGCCTTCGCGCAGGGCAACGGGCTGTCGGGCATCAACGAGGCCACGAAAATGGTCACCTCCTATTTCGACCCGGGGACGAAACTCATTTACGCCATCGGCGCTGTCATCGGACTGATCGGAGGGATCAAGGTGTATCAAAAGTTCGCGTCCGGCGACCCAGACACCAGCAAGACCGCCGCCTCGTGGTTCGGGGCGTGTATCTTCCTGATCGTCGCCGCCACGATCCTTAGAAGTTTCTTCCTCTGA
- a CDS encoding DUF4133 domain-containing protein: MASWEINKGVGRTVEFKGLKAQYLFLFAGGLLATFLLVVICYMCGMDQYLCLGLGATGATLVVWQTFALNRRFGRYGLMKRAAVRMHPRYLLNRRSVRHILHCLKSTRKHS; encoded by the coding sequence ATGGCTTCGTGGGAGATCAATAAAGGCGTGGGGCGGACGGTGGAGTTCAAGGGGCTGAAGGCGCAGTACCTCTTCCTCTTCGCCGGTGGACTGCTGGCGACATTCCTCCTTGTCGTCATCTGCTACATGTGCGGCATGGATCAGTACCTCTGTCTCGGCCTTGGCGCAACGGGTGCCACGCTCGTAGTGTGGCAAACGTTCGCGCTGAACCGCCGATTCGGTCGCTACGGTCTGATGAAACGCGCCGCCGTCCGCATGCACCCACGCTACCTCCTGAATCGCCGCTCTGTCCGCCACATTCTTCATTGCCTAAAATCGACACGCAAACATTCATGA
- a CDS encoding TraG family conjugative transposon ATPase, with translation MRNTTKVTTLESKFPLLAVEQGCIVSKDADITVAFRVELPELFTVTSAEYEAMHAAWHKAVKVLPDFTIVHKQDWFVKERYAGRLSDGELSFLARASERHFNERPFLDHACYLFLTKTTRQRMARQSNFSSLCRGTILPKEVGNREEVTKFMEAVDQFERIINDDDRIRLTRMTEEELVGTKEKSGLLDRYFSLSDMGHASLEDIRLGADLVRVGDNRLCLHTLSDTDDLPAVVSTDSRYERLSTDRSDCRLSFAAPVGLMLSCNHLLNQYLFIEDSEENLNRFEKQARNMHSLARYSRSNQINEAWIQEYLNLARSQGLTSIRAHFNVLAWSDDAEELRQIKNDVGSALALMECRPRHNTVDAATLYWAGIPGNAADFPAEESFYTFIDPALCFFTAETNYRDSLSPFGIKMADRLSGRPIHLDISDLPMKKGIITNRNKFILGPSGSGKSFFTNHMVRQYYEQGAHVLLVDTGNSYEGLCGLINRKTKGADGIYFTYTDAQPISFNPFYTDDYVFDVEKRESICTLLLTLWKSADEPVTKTEAGELGSAVNAYIETIRSNRKITPCFNTFYEYLRDVYRPEMGRREIRVTLSDFNIDNLLTTLKQYYVGGRYDFLLNSDRNIDLLSKRFIVFEIDAVKDNKDLFPVVTIIIMEAFINKMRRLKGVRKMILIEEAWKAIASANMADYIKYLYKTVRKYFGEAIVVTQEVDDIISSPIVKESIINNSDCKILLDQRKYMTKFDGIQALLGLSEKEKNQILSINQNNDPERRYKEVWIGLGGMQSAVYATEVSREEYLAYTTEETEKVEVMRLADRLGGDIEQAISRLAREQNSIT, from the coding sequence ATGAGAAACACCACCAAGGTCACCACCTTAGAATCTAAGTTCCCGCTCTTGGCTGTCGAGCAAGGGTGCATCGTCTCGAAAGACGCTGACATCACCGTCGCCTTCCGTGTCGAGCTGCCCGAACTCTTCACCGTCACCTCGGCTGAGTACGAGGCCATGCACGCGGCGTGGCACAAGGCCGTCAAGGTGCTACCTGACTTCACCATCGTGCACAAACAGGATTGGTTCGTCAAGGAGCGCTACGCCGGCCGCCTCTCGGACGGTGAGCTGAGCTTCCTCGCTCGCGCCTCCGAACGCCACTTCAACGAACGACCCTTCCTCGACCATGCCTGCTACCTCTTCCTCACGAAAACGACGCGCCAGCGCATGGCTCGGCAAAGCAATTTCTCCTCGCTTTGTCGCGGAACGATCCTGCCGAAGGAAGTGGGCAACCGCGAGGAGGTGACCAAGTTCATGGAGGCCGTCGACCAGTTCGAGCGGATCATCAATGACGATGACCGAATCCGCCTGACGCGCATGACCGAGGAAGAACTCGTCGGCACGAAGGAGAAAAGCGGTTTGCTCGATCGCTACTTCTCGCTCTCCGACATGGGTCACGCCTCTTTAGAAGACATCCGCCTCGGCGCCGATCTCGTTCGGGTGGGCGACAACCGGCTCTGCCTGCACACGCTCAGCGACACCGACGACCTCCCCGCCGTGGTCTCCACCGACAGCCGCTACGAACGCCTCTCGACCGACCGCAGCGACTGCCGCCTCTCGTTCGCCGCGCCCGTCGGCCTTATGCTTTCGTGCAATCACCTCCTCAACCAATACCTCTTTATCGAGGACAGCGAGGAGAACCTGAACCGGTTTGAGAAGCAGGCGCGTAACATGCACTCGCTGGCGCGTTACAGTCGCTCGAATCAGATCAACGAGGCGTGGATTCAGGAGTACCTCAACCTCGCTCGGTCGCAGGGGCTGACCTCCATCCGTGCGCACTTCAACGTCCTCGCGTGGAGCGACGATGCGGAGGAGCTGCGCCAAATCAAGAACGACGTCGGCTCGGCCTTGGCGCTCATGGAATGTCGTCCGCGGCACAACACGGTCGATGCGGCAACACTCTATTGGGCGGGTATCCCCGGCAACGCCGCCGACTTCCCTGCCGAAGAATCCTTCTACACCTTCATCGATCCGGCACTCTGCTTCTTCACCGCCGAAACGAACTACCGCGACTCGCTCTCCCCCTTCGGCATCAAAATGGCTGACCGCCTCTCCGGCCGCCCGATCCATCTCGACATCTCCGATTTGCCGATGAAAAAGGGCATCATCACCAACCGCAACAAGTTCATCCTTGGGCCCTCGGGCAGTGGCAAGTCGTTCTTCACGAACCACATGGTGCGGCAGTATTACGAGCAGGGCGCGCACGTGTTGCTCGTCGATACGGGCAACTCCTACGAGGGGCTGTGTGGCCTGATCAACCGAAAGACGAAAGGCGCAGACGGGATTTATTTCACATACACCGATGCCCAGCCGATCTCCTTCAACCCCTTCTACACCGACGACTACGTGTTCGACGTGGAGAAGCGCGAAAGCATCTGCACGTTGCTGCTTACACTGTGGAAAAGTGCCGACGAACCTGTCACAAAGACAGAGGCGGGCGAGTTAGGTTCGGCCGTCAATGCGTACATCGAAACGATCCGATCAAACCGGAAAATCACGCCCTGCTTCAACACGTTTTACGAGTACCTGCGCGATGTCTATCGCCCAGAGATGGGCCGCAGAGAGATCCGCGTCACCCTCTCCGACTTCAACATCGACAACCTACTGACGACCCTCAAACAGTACTATGTAGGAGGGCGTTACGACTTCCTACTCAACTCCGATCGCAACATCGACCTGCTCTCCAAACGCTTCATCGTCTTCGAGATCGACGCGGTGAAGGACAACAAAGACCTCTTCCCCGTGGTGACGATCATCATCATGGAGGCCTTCATCAACAAGATGCGAAGGCTCAAGGGCGTACGTAAGATGATCCTCATTGAAGAGGCTTGGAAAGCCATCGCATCAGCCAATATGGCAGACTACATCAAGTACCTCTACAAGACCGTCCGCAAGTACTTCGGCGAGGCGATCGTGGTGACGCAGGAGGTCGACGACATCATCTCGTCGCCCATCGTCAAGGAGTCGATCATCAACAACTCCGACTGCAAGATCCTGCTCGACCAGCGGAAGTACATGACCAAGTTCGACGGCATACAGGCGCTGCTCGGGTTGTCGGAGAAGGAGAAAAACCAGATCCTCTCGATCAATCAAAACAACGACCCCGAGCGGCGTTACAAGGAGGTATGGATCGGTCTGGGCGGCATGCAGTCGGCCGTTTACGCCACGGAGGTCTCGCGCGAGGAGTACCTCGCGTACACGACCGAGGAGACGGAGAAGGTCGAAGTGATGCGCTTGGCCGACCGCCTCGGCGGAGACATCGAACAGGCCATTAGCAGGTTGGCGCGCGAACAAAATTCGATCACATGA
- a CDS encoding DUF4141 domain-containing protein, which translates to MKHKLILCLVCCLLLMRTAHAQWIVTDPVNLAGNIANTIKEIATASKTVNNTLSNFKEVEKLYNDTKRYYDALKKVNNLIGDAYKVKETILMVGDMTEMYVGAYKKMLSDPNYSPEELSAMAAGYAKLMERSSESLKELKSLVRSGALSMNDKERIELIDRIYNEVKEYRAATSYFTRKNISVSFVRAAKKGEMARVNALYGSADNHYW; encoded by the coding sequence ATGAAACATAAACTTATCCTCTGCCTCGTGTGCTGCCTGCTGCTTATGCGAACGGCACACGCCCAATGGATCGTGACCGACCCTGTCAATCTGGCAGGCAACATCGCGAACACGATCAAAGAGATCGCCACCGCCTCCAAAACGGTGAACAACACGCTGAGCAATTTCAAGGAAGTCGAGAAGCTCTACAACGACACCAAGCGTTATTACGACGCGCTGAAGAAGGTCAACAACCTGATCGGCGACGCCTATAAAGTCAAGGAAACCATACTCATGGTGGGCGACATGACGGAGATGTACGTCGGCGCGTACAAGAAAATGCTCTCCGATCCGAACTACTCGCCCGAGGAGCTGTCGGCCATGGCGGCGGGCTATGCCAAGCTGATGGAGCGCTCCAGCGAGTCGCTCAAAGAGCTGAAATCGCTCGTCCGCAGCGGCGCCCTCTCGATGAACGATAAGGAGCGAATCGAGCTGATCGATCGCATCTACAACGAGGTGAAGGAGTACCGCGCGGCCACGTCGTACTTCACGCGTAAGAATATCTCCGTCAGCTTCGTACGGGCGGCCAAGAAGGGCGAGATGGCCCGTGTCAATGCGCTCTACGGGTCGGCCGATAACCACTATTGGTGA
- the traJ gene encoding conjugative transposon protein TraJ, translating to MDFTDLHALLHATYGEMMPLCAHMTGIAKGIAGLGALFYIALRIWSSLARAEPIDVFPLLRPFVLGFCIMFFPSVVLGTVNAVLSPVVQGTEKLVHVQQNDLQSLRDQRDKLEEEAYRRDKSRAYLVDDAAWDEKVQEMGFIGPEDAITLAGMYAERTAFNTKRWFVKKIYQALELVYNAASLVIDTLRTFILIVLSILGPIVFGIAVWDGLGGSLSAWFARYISVYLWLPVSSILTALLTKIQVLMISKDIAELQNPGYVPDSGDWYYIVFFLIGIVGFFCVPTVAGWIIEAGGGIGNYGRNVNQTAQRGVQGAYTGGKVTMAGTGAALGNAGGRIKGLLIK from the coding sequence ATGGACTTTACCGACCTGCACGCGCTGCTGCACGCCACCTACGGGGAGATGATGCCCCTATGCGCCCATATGACAGGGATCGCAAAGGGCATCGCCGGCCTCGGCGCACTCTTCTATATCGCCCTACGCATCTGGTCGTCGCTCGCCCGCGCCGAACCAATCGACGTCTTCCCGCTCCTCCGCCCCTTCGTCCTCGGCTTCTGCATCATGTTCTTCCCGTCGGTCGTCTTGGGTACGGTCAACGCCGTACTCTCGCCCGTCGTGCAAGGCACCGAAAAGCTCGTTCACGTGCAGCAAAACGACCTCCAATCGCTCCGCGACCAGCGCGACAAACTCGAAGAAGAGGCCTACCGGCGCGACAAGTCGCGGGCCTACTTAGTCGACGATGCGGCGTGGGACGAGAAGGTGCAAGAGATGGGCTTCATCGGCCCGGAGGACGCCATCACACTGGCCGGCATGTACGCCGAACGCACGGCCTTCAACACCAAGCGGTGGTTCGTAAAGAAGATCTATCAAGCGCTCGAACTCGTTTACAACGCCGCCTCGCTCGTTATCGACACCCTCCGCACGTTCATTCTCATCGTCCTCTCCATCCTTGGGCCGATCGTCTTCGGCATTGCCGTGTGGGACGGCCTCGGCGGATCGCTCAGCGCGTGGTTTGCGCGGTACATCTCGGTCTACCTCTGGCTGCCCGTCAGCTCGATCCTCACCGCGCTCCTGACAAAAATTCAGGTGCTGATGATCAGCAAAGACATCGCCGAGCTACAGAATCCCGGCTACGTCCCCGACTCCGGCGACTGGTACTACATCGTCTTTTTCCTCATTGGCATTGTGGGCTTCTTCTGCGTGCCGACGGTCGCGGGCTGGATCATCGAGGCGGGAGGCGGTATCGGTAACTACGGTCGCAATGTCAATCAGACGGCGCAACGTGGTGTGCAAGGCGCGTACACCGGCGGCAAGGTGACGATGGCCGGAACGGGTGCCGCACTCGGCAATGCCGGCGGACGGATCAAGGGTTTACTCATTAAATAA
- the traK gene encoding conjugative transposon protein TraK — protein sequence MEFRSLTNIETSFKQIRLYAAAFVVLCIVITGIVVYSSYAFANRQREKIYVLDNGKSLILALSQDAAANRPVEAREHVRRFHELFFTVAPDKDAIEKNMERAFLLCDKTAYDYYRDLVEKGYFNRIISGNINQRVEVDSIRCDFDRYPYEVTTYARQFIVRPSNVTERNLITTCTLQNAVRSDNNPQGFLMEHFLVRENRDIQTYKR from the coding sequence ATGGAATTCAGATCACTCACCAACATAGAGACCTCATTCAAGCAGATCCGGCTCTACGCCGCCGCTTTCGTTGTGTTGTGCATAGTCATTACGGGCATCGTCGTCTATTCGTCGTACGCCTTTGCCAACCGTCAGCGGGAGAAGATCTACGTCTTGGACAACGGCAAGTCGCTCATCCTCGCCCTCAGTCAGGATGCGGCCGCCAATCGTCCCGTGGAGGCGCGCGAGCACGTCCGCCGCTTCCACGAACTCTTCTTCACCGTCGCACCCGACAAGGATGCCATCGAGAAGAACATGGAGCGCGCCTTTCTCTTGTGCGACAAAACGGCATACGACTACTACCGCGACCTTGTCGAGAAAGGCTACTTCAATCGCATCATCTCGGGCAACATCAACCAGCGCGTGGAGGTGGACTCGATCCGCTGCGACTTCGATCGCTACCCGTATGAGGTGACGACCTACGCCCGTCAGTTCATCGTCCGTCCGAGCAACGTGACGGAGCGCAACCTGATTACGACGTGCACGCTGCAAAACGCCGTCCGCTCAGACAACAACCCGCAAGGCTTCCTGATGGAGCACTTCCTTGTAAGGGAGAATAGGGACATTCAGACGTATAAGAGATAG
- the traM gene encoding conjugative transposon protein TraM, with amino-acid sequence MDTKRKEQLQRTLVFTGLGLLFTLSIWFIFRPSANEQSAAEQGLNKDVPQASPDELPTSKLKAYELGRDEEAEGRKSQLLGTLADYFNREGEAKAEPEPGEEVPAAIGRSIDKYEETTRELESFYDLPAVEDDDVKRELNALRAELGALKDEKVKANGEVDQLELLEKSYQMAAKYLPSGNATPNPSANSSDKSTVKPPASELPAAELSPERETVVSSLDQPISDSAFIAEYGYKERNMGFRSVGKATPSIARNTLSVVVDRTTTIRQGDFLRLRLAESARIEGMTLPPNTVLIAQSTIDGNRMKLHVTSVEHAGRILAVKLSAFDLDGQEGLAIPGSEEVSALKEVGAGVGGTIGTSFTFASSAKDQLIAEAARGVMQGASQLLQKKLRTIKVTVKSGHRLFLVQAK; translated from the coding sequence ATGGACACCAAACGTAAAGAACAACTACAGCGCACCCTTGTTTTCACCGGACTGGGGTTGCTGTTTACCCTCTCAATCTGGTTCATCTTCAGACCGTCTGCCAATGAACAGTCAGCCGCGGAGCAAGGGCTGAACAAGGACGTTCCACAAGCCTCGCCCGATGAGCTGCCCACAAGCAAGCTCAAGGCCTACGAGTTAGGGCGAGACGAAGAGGCGGAGGGTCGCAAGAGCCAGCTCCTCGGCACGCTCGCTGACTACTTCAACAGGGAAGGCGAGGCGAAAGCCGAACCGGAACCGGGCGAAGAAGTCCCCGCGGCTATCGGTCGGTCGATCGACAAGTACGAAGAAACCACCCGCGAATTGGAATCGTTTTACGACCTGCCCGCCGTGGAAGACGACGACGTCAAACGTGAACTCAATGCCCTCCGCGCCGAACTCGGTGCGCTGAAGGACGAGAAAGTCAAAGCGAACGGCGAAGTCGATCAATTAGAACTGTTAGAGAAGTCATATCAGATGGCCGCGAAGTATCTCCCCTCCGGAAACGCGACACCGAATCCGTCAGCGAACAGTTCGGATAAGTCGACGGTCAAGCCACCTGCATCCGAACTACCCGCGGCGGAGCTATCGCCCGAACGGGAGACGGTCGTCTCCTCACTCGATCAGCCGATCAGTGACTCCGCCTTTATCGCCGAGTACGGTTACAAAGAGCGCAATATGGGCTTCCGCTCCGTAGGGAAGGCCACGCCCTCCATTGCCCGCAATACGCTGTCGGTCGTTGTCGATCGCACGACGACCATCCGGCAAGGCGACTTTCTCCGTCTCCGTCTCGCAGAATCGGCCCGCATTGAGGGCATGACGCTGCCCCCTAACACGGTGCTTATTGCTCAATCTACGATCGACGGCAATCGGATGAAGCTCCATGTCACGAGTGTAGAACACGCCGGCCGTATCCTCGCCGTCAAGCTCTCCGCCTTCGATCTCGACGGGCAAGAAGGCTTAGCTATCCCCGGCTCTGAGGAGGTCTCGGCCCTCAAAGAAGTGGGCGCGGGCGTCGGTGGAACAATCGGAACGAGCTTCACCTTCGCCTCGTCGGCCAAAGACCAACTCATCGCCGAAGCCGCCCGGGGCGTGATGCAGGGCGCCAGTCAGCTTCTACAGAAGAAGCTCCGTACGATCAAGGTGACAGTCAAAAGCGGTCACAGACTCTTCCTCGTCCAAGCCAAGTAA
- the traN gene encoding conjugative transposon protein TraN, giving the protein MKKLLLSTVLCCGFITTTFATSTDTLRTQMRSTGDLYQGISRAIPNGRMVVPYGLEVTFDKTTHLIFPAAICYVDLGSNNLIAGKAEGAENVLRVKAAVRDFETETNLSVICDDGSLYSFNVKYADEPEKLSVEMADFLSQSDGRLPANRADIYFKELGRESPMLVKLLMKTIKQSNRRTIRHIGARQFGLEFLLRGLYVHNNLLYFHLSVKNETYLPYPIDMISFKVIDKKVVKRTAIQERVLQPLRAYNQPMRVRGNGSERMVFAFEGFSLPDDKQLEVTIHERNGGRTLSFRVQNEDLLRARRIDHLKLQWR; this is encoded by the coding sequence ATGAAAAAACTCCTCCTATCCACTGTCCTTTGCTGCGGATTCATCACCACAACCTTCGCCACAAGTACCGACACGTTGCGCACGCAGATGCGCTCTACCGGCGACCTGTATCAAGGTATAAGCCGTGCCATCCCCAACGGCCGAATGGTCGTTCCATACGGTCTCGAAGTGACGTTTGACAAGACGACGCATCTCATTTTCCCCGCTGCGATCTGCTACGTCGACTTAGGTAGCAACAACCTGATCGCGGGCAAAGCCGAAGGCGCTGAGAACGTGCTCCGCGTCAAGGCAGCCGTACGCGATTTCGAGACAGAGACGAACCTCTCGGTCATTTGCGATGATGGCTCACTCTATTCTTTCAACGTAAAGTATGCCGACGAACCCGAGAAGTTGTCTGTCGAGATGGCAGATTTTCTCTCGCAGTCCGATGGCCGACTTCCCGCCAATCGCGCCGACATCTATTTCAAGGAACTGGGCCGCGAATCGCCCATGCTCGTCAAACTGCTGATGAAAACGATCAAGCAGAGCAACCGTCGCACGATCCGCCATATCGGCGCGCGGCAGTTTGGCCTTGAGTTCCTACTTCGCGGCCTGTACGTCCACAACAATCTCCTCTATTTCCACTTGTCGGTAAAAAACGAAACCTACCTGCCTTACCCGATCGACATGATCTCCTTCAAAGTCATCGACAAGAAAGTGGTCAAACGAACGGCTATCCAGGAACGCGTGCTGCAGCCCCTGCGTGCCTACAACCAGCCGATGCGTGTGCGTGGCAACGGGTCGGAGCGCATGGTCTTCGCTTTTGAGGGTTTCTCGCTGCCCGACGACAAGCAATTGGAGGTCACGATCCACGAACGAAACGGCGGCCGGACGCTCTCTTTCCGCGTGCAAAACGAAGACCTTCTTCGTGCCCGCCGCATCGATCACCTCAAACTCCAATGGCGATGA
- a CDS encoding conjugal transfer protein TraO: MAMKRTFLLLCCVVATAISSHAQRLLPRQTGVEITVGVPVIQNEKLIQPETFTANISFTRYLKAENYTFLSALYERQNLPYGKSNIPLSDALLLAGYMHPLLSDGGKNAFVYAGFSALAGYEELNRGESVLPDGAELLDRSRIVGGGGLHLRVELFLSDHLLFVFGGRGLFLFGSDVHLFRPAISAGFRINL, encoded by the coding sequence ATGGCGATGAAACGGACATTTCTCCTGTTGTGCTGTGTCGTAGCGACCGCCATTTCGTCGCATGCACAGCGCCTCTTACCTCGGCAAACGGGTGTCGAAATCACGGTGGGCGTCCCGGTGATTCAGAACGAAAAGTTGATCCAACCCGAGACTTTCACCGCAAATATTTCATTCACTCGCTACCTCAAAGCCGAGAATTATACCTTCCTCTCCGCCCTGTATGAACGGCAAAATCTGCCTTACGGGAAGTCGAACATACCGCTGAGTGACGCGCTCCTGCTGGCCGGATACATGCACCCGCTGCTCTCGGACGGCGGAAAGAACGCCTTTGTCTATGCGGGGTTCTCCGCGTTGGCGGGCTACGAGGAGCTTAACCGCGGCGAGTCCGTGCTGCCTGACGGTGCGGAGCTACTCGACCGTTCGCGCATAGTTGGGGGCGGCGGGCTGCATCTCCGTGTAGAGCTGTTCCTGTCGGATCACCTGCTCTTTGTCTTCGGTGGCCGCGGACTGTTCCTCTTCGGCTCGGACGTACATCTCTTTCGACCTGCCATCTCGGCAGGTTTTCGCATTAACCTCTAA
- a CDS encoding TraQ conjugal transfer family protein — protein sequence MKTNIRNAAWAIGVLLLAGFCLVSCDRRLDVRTVYPFRVTTMPIPKTLAPGEEVEIRCTLALERIVNGTRYTLRYFQYDGSGALRIGRRGKPLTPNDRYVIAPGHFTLYYHSLSVERQSLEVVIEDNHGQSQTLAFDFNHKENKVSSEDRSA from the coding sequence ATGAAAACGAATATCCGTAATGCGGCATGGGCGATAGGCGTCCTGCTCCTGGCCGGGTTTTGTTTGGTCAGCTGTGATCGCCGTCTGGACGTGCGAACGGTTTACCCGTTCCGAGTCACGACGATGCCCATCCCGAAAACCCTCGCGCCGGGTGAAGAAGTCGAGATACGCTGTACGCTTGCGCTCGAGCGCATCGTGAATGGCACACGCTACACCCTGCGCTATTTTCAGTACGACGGCAGTGGGGCGCTGCGCATCGGTCGACGCGGTAAACCCCTCACGCCGAACGATCGCTACGTCATCGCGCCGGGGCATTTCACCCTCTATTACCATTCACTCTCTGTCGAGCGACAGTCACTCGAAGTCGTGATCGAGGACAATCACGGCCAGAGTCAAACACTCGCATTTGACTTCAACCATAAGGAGAACAAAGTCTCTTCGGAAGATCGATCTGCCTGA
- a CDS encoding lysozyme gives MKTKIGRGLLALLVCVQALAAPNAQAQRGADRLFSLPRFERAVACIKHYEGLHGPKNYPYVGYGHRLLPGERLSCTMTRRQADSLLRADLKKRLVTFRRFGRDSLLLAVLSYNVGEYRLLGYGKQPKSRLVQKLESGDRDIRSEYILFCRYRGKELKALHLRRRVELALLYEK, from the coding sequence ATGAAAACGAAAATCGGACGCGGCCTGCTTGCGCTCCTTGTTTGTGTCCAAGCGCTCGCCGCGCCCAACGCGCAGGCACAGCGCGGAGCCGATCGGCTGTTCAGCCTTCCACGCTTCGAGCGCGCCGTCGCGTGCATCAAACATTACGAAGGGCTACATGGCCCGAAAAACTACCCTTATGTCGGCTACGGTCACCGTCTGCTGCCCGGTGAGCGGCTTTCGTGTACGATGACAAGACGGCAGGCGGATTCTCTGCTTCGCGCAGATCTAAAGAAACGGCTCGTCACGTTTCGTCGCTTCGGTCGCGACTCCTTACTCCTTGCTGTGTTGTCGTATAACGTCGGTGAATACCGCCTCTTAGGCTACGGCAAACAGCCGAAGAGTCGCCTCGTTCAGAAGTTAGAATCGGGCGACAGAGACATCCGAAGCGAGTACATTTTGTTCTGCCGCTACCGCGGCAAAGAGCTGAAGGCGCTGCATTTACGACGTCGTGTGGAGCTTGCGCTGCTCTATGAAAAGTGA
- a CDS encoding DUF1896 family protein, translating to MTQRKKEFSYYRLRLETYLKDYHPERLADEAFIRDRSDAAAQAYEDAFRQGYPVLEAGHIATEVLFVGLHFSPYYMLEQIIENEFANVVPPERAADFALRLLQSNSIRETIEKYEPGDDFDGSPEYDQLYTELTGVIVELLEADGVKVLP from the coding sequence ATGACACAGAGAAAAAAGGAATTCTCCTATTACCGACTGCGATTAGAGACCTATTTGAAAGATTATCACCCCGAACGGCTGGCCGACGAGGCGTTTATCCGTGACCGATCGGACGCCGCGGCACAGGCCTATGAAGACGCCTTTCGGCAAGGCTATCCTGTTCTCGAAGCCGGGCATATCGCCACGGAGGTACTCTTCGTAGGACTGCATTTTTCGCCGTACTACATGCTCGAACAGATCATCGAGAACGAGTTCGCCAACGTGGTTCCGCCTGAACGCGCCGCGGATTTTGCGCTGCGGCTGTTGCAGAGCAACTCCATCCGCGAGACCATCGAGAAGTACGAGCCGGGCGACGATTTCGACGGAAGCCCGGAGTACGACCAGCTCTACACCGAGCTGACGGGCGTCATCGTTGAGCTGCTCGAAGCAGACGGCGTGAAGGTGCTCCCGTAG
- a CDS encoding helix-turn-helix domain-containing protein — protein MTEEEIIRQESPEMGALFDGLASVAEQMSEIAATHRPLFGGDVYLTGSEVTERLFISRRTLQDYRDRGLLPYTRIGGKMLYKLSDLERLLRENYRTQTPPRLLHRITHKPQTP, from the coding sequence ATGACAGAAGAAGAAATCATCCGGCAAGAATCGCCTGAAATGGGAGCGCTCTTCGACGGGCTCGCGTCCGTCGCGGAGCAGATGAGCGAGATTGCCGCCACGCACCGCCCTCTCTTCGGCGGTGATGTCTACCTGACGGGTAGCGAGGTGACGGAAAGGCTTTTCATCAGTCGCCGCACGCTGCAGGATTATCGCGACCGCGGCCTCCTGCCCTATACCCGAATCGGCGGAAAGATGCTCTACAAACTCTCCGATTTGGAGCGCCTGCTCCGAGAGAATTACCGGACGCAGACACCGCCTCGCCTCCTCCATCGTATCACCCACAAACCCCAAACCCCATGA
- a CDS encoding helix-turn-helix domain-containing protein, with protein MDYVIIESSAWEALKSRIEGLHERMSELFGSRAEPTELLPGEAVCRILGVSRRTLQYYRDTAALPFVRIEHKCYYRREDVAALLAESGSPEPPPNRLPEGV; from the coding sequence ATGGACTATGTTATCATCGAATCGTCCGCATGGGAGGCGCTGAAAAGCCGTATTGAAGGGCTGCACGAACGCATGAGCGAATTGTTCGGATCGAGAGCCGAACCGACAGAATTGCTGCCCGGCGAGGCCGTTTGCCGGATCCTCGGCGTCAGCCGTCGCACGTTGCAATACTATCGGGATACGGCGGCGCTACCCTTCGTCCGCATCGAGCACAAGTGTTACTACCGGCGAGAGGACGTGGCGGCACTGCTCGCCGAAAGCGGAAGCCCCGAGCCTCCCCCCAATCGGTTGCCGGAAGGAGTGTGA